One Salvia miltiorrhiza cultivar Shanhuang (shh) chromosome 6, IMPLAD_Smil_shh, whole genome shotgun sequence genomic window, GCAATGATCCTTTTAATGTAACTATATTATGAGAGTTACGTCACAAAATAAAGATAGTAAATTTCTATCCATCACTATTCTTTAGGcatattttaattctttctattttttttaacttttagcCCCCattatgttgaagattattTAACCACAAACCACATATAGACATATTTAAGCCGACACGCTTCCTAATAGTAACTGACTAAACATCGTCATTCATTGGCCAATATATATACTCGCTCCGTCTCAATTATCTTGAGATACTTTTCTTTCTGAACATCCATTTatcttaaaatattattttattttataaatgttTTACCTTTTATTCACCTTTCTACTTTTTCGTTTACatacaaaatattattttcttaatttctgtgcaaaaaaaaagtttcaaaATAGCTAGGTCCGAGAAAGTATATACTTATatattctttcaattttaaaaaaacatgaaaatttGGATgtgacacagattttaataaatgttaaataaaagtgtattgtgagtgaaaatagatttcattttaaaaaaatagagatGAAAAGTAGATAAATTATGGTGAAataatgtataaaaataaaattattcatgGTTTTATGAGACGatcaaaaataacaaaatattaatgcgtgagacggatgaagtatatggaGTATTTTGAAACTCACTTATATATTTGGCCTATTGTCACTAAATATAACCACCTTGCATTTCAGCGGTCAaattaatctctctctctctctctctctctctcctctgtgCGTGTCGAACGCTGGTTAACTTTAGTTAAAACCACGAGAACTATTCGATAATCCAGCTTCAGCTCCGGCGACCGGATCTGTATCCGGCGGCTCTACTCGCCGATACACGGTATAAGCTCATCTCTTGTGATGGACACGGCGTAAATGCTATTGTACCGTTCTCATTCAGTCTCGTCTCTCCAAATTCTGTTGCTTTTTTGCTGATCTTAGTGGGGAGGATTAGGAAGTTTGCGCCCAGTGCATTTTATAcgtatgtatatatacacatgATTTTGCGCTCGTTTGGTGTCATTTTGATctctcaatttaatttcttttcccTGCGTTGCGATCAATTGGATTCTTGTGACTTCTGAGATTGGTTGAAAGAAGAAGCCtatctgattttattttttcatcagTTGATGAGCTGTAAATTAGCTCAACTTTGTGAGAATTAATGACTTgtgatcattaattttatgtaattttatctTTTCACCGCTGCCACATAAAGTTGACTTCTCTGTGCAATAGAACTGGTTCGTGTTTGTTAGAATAGGCTGTTTTTAAGAACTTTTGTGTGAAATGAGCATTGCCAGACAGAAAATGAAGGCGGTGAAGAGAAAAGTTGGAAAATATGAACTTGGAAGAACCATTGGAGAGGGAACTTTTGCAAAAGTTAAGTTTGCGCAGAACACGGAGACGGGTGACAATGTGGCCATCAAAATCTTGGCCAAGAGTACTATTCTCAAGCACAAAATGGTCGATCAGGTATACTCTTTATTTCTAGATGTTGCTACTGTTACCAATTTTTACTGTTTATGTTTTTTGTGATTTCATGTTAAGTTACTGTCTGATATTATCTATCGGTGAGTTTCAATGCCGCAGTAAAGGAGTTATCTGTACATAGACATTCAGTAATCCCCTTTTCTTTCCATGAAAAGGAAACAAAACTATGGTGCAATTTGATATATAATGGCAAAGCTTCTTTAGTCTATTCCTTTTGTGAAGAATCTCCACTCTTCCAGAAAGGTACAGAGAGATTTTTTCAAGCAAGTGGAAGAATCTAATATTTCTGGAAATTTTAGCTggggtattttttttaatgaactgGAAGTGCATTATGTTATTCCTATTTTGCTTTAGAATCTGGAGCTAAATGGTTTttttacttcttcttcttctttatcaAATCATATAAGTGATGCATTTGTTGGTTCACAGATAAAACGGGAGATCTCAATAATGAAGATTGTCAGGCATCCTTGTATAGTTAGGCTGCATGAGGTATGCTAAATAATTATGCATTTGGATTTGATTAGAACCCCAATAGAACGTCAGGAGTTATTGATTTTCTTGCTGACTTTCTCTTTTATTTATCTGCCTACCAGGTTTTAGCCAGTCAGTCAAAGATATACATAGTTCTGGAGTTTGTGACTGGCGGAGAACTTTTTGATAAAATTGTAAGTACTTCTATAATTTTTGGAAAACGATGTTATATTACTTTTTTGACTGAGTTATGGTTACATGAGCACTGAAGCCATCCATAATACATGCAAAATGAAATTATTGTTTTTCTGGATATTAttacattgaaaaaaaatatgcatatcTGGACTTGTATCTTTATTCATGTCATAAAAGATTGGGGAAGGTGTAGAGTGGATACATTTGGGTTCACATTTCTATGCAAGTGTATATATCTATTTTCAGAGCCTTCTGATCATGTAGAAGCAATGATTAAAGTAATTCTATCGGGGTCATACCTCTTACAAACCTTATGATTTGGAACGTATCTTCTTTTCCAGTTATATGCATGATTGACTGGCCTACATGTTTTTCTTGATTATCAGGTTCACCATGGTAGGCTTTCTGAGAATGAATCAAGAAGATACTTTCAACAACTCATTGACGTAGTTTCACATTGCCATAGTAAGGGTGTGTATCACCGTGATTTAAAGGTGAGAGGAAGTCGTAAATGATGATTGAATTGATATCATTACTTCTATTGGATTTCTAAtgttaaatttatatgtatagCCTGAAAATCTGCTCCTTGATTCCCAAGGAAAGTTGAAGGTTTCCGATTTTGGACTGAGTGCATTACCTAAAAAAGTAAGCACATTAACCATTTTAAATTAGATGTTTCTACAGTGTGTTACTGCTAATTGTGTTAACGTTGGGGTGATAAATTGTGATTCACTGTTTTTTCCTCTTTTCTGTAACCATGTCCACTCCAGGGTGTTGATCTTCTTCATACAACTTGTGGGACTCCAAATTACGTTGCACCTGAGGTATGATTTTCATAGGATGCTATACTTTGTTGGATAGATCAAGCAACACATATAGTCTAAGTATTTCCTGATGTAGTTTCATGAGTTACTTTCTTGCGACGCTGGTTAGTTGGATTCCTTACTCTTTAGAATTACATACTTTTGAAAAAGTCGCTGTTTACCATTTTAATGCTCACCTTTTCTTGTGCTTGTAATGCAGATTGATCATTAGAGTACTACACTTTAATCTGTCTTTCTTCTTGTTTCAACACCACTTCTACTTTTTGTCTCTGTACTATTGTCACGTTTACTAGTCTGAAAAACCAATCTGTGTGTTGTGTCATgtgtgagagagaaaagagaaagagaaagggaAGAGAGATTAGTACCACTCTGTATCACTAACCTGGCACATTTGCAGCATCATTTGTAACCATCTGCGAAAGACCTATTTAAAGTCTTAAAGAAACCTTTTGAACTACAGGACAGCTTGATTGGCTTCAAGCCTCTGTGACTGAGGCAAATATACCACAAGTGTGTGGTTATAGGCAGACTTAGTTGATATTAGAAAAAGTGTATTGCCTAACATTCTATTTCAAGTGTATGATTGTACAGCAGCTTCTAACTTTTATCTAGATGAAAATATCATGAAGTTGTTTTAAAAAGGCAATAAGCTATGGATAATGTATATTGGTGACAAGAAGCCATCCTAAAACTATGCAAAAGATAGGGACTTCTAATCTGATGAACTGCCACCCTAATATCTGATATCAATTTACATCTCCATGTTGCTACTCTTTGTGAGGCTATGGAAGTAAACAATGtcaatttaagattgaattttaggTATATGTCAATTTAATAGATCTGAACCTGTCTAGTTGTGCAAGaactgatctctctctctctctctctctctcctgatGTGGTGATGGGAATTTTGATTTCTTAGACTGCTGAGCCATCATGGTCACTAATTTATCTGCATAGCTACACGCTCCAACTTGATGCAAGTTTTTCTTTCATATACATTGAACATCCATTAATATCTAGAAGCAATCTTTTTAGTTGATCTCCTGTCTTCTTAATCATTTTGGATTTTGGATTATGCTGTAAGTTTCCATAATTTACTACCTGAAAAATCATGGTTCTTATCTGCCATCCTTGACCATGTTTTCCATTTATGGATCTTTGTTATTATCTTTAATGCTTTAGGTACTAAGCAACCGAGGTTATGATGGTGCAGCTGCTGATATTTGGTCATGCGGCGTGATCCTTTATGTTTTAATGGCAGGATATTTACCATTTGAGGAGACTGACCTTCCCTCCTTATATAACAAGGTTAATATATTCATTCTATTTCTGTAATGTTACAAATACTATATCGAATTCTTGGCATGGATCTGTATTGTGGTTTGGACAATAATATATTAACATGTGaaagttttatatttttcaaagctTCATGAATTTCTTATCCAATTGGTTTAAGTTTTGTATCAAAATGATTATGCTAGCTGATTCACGAGATGTTAAATTTTTTGTTAATAATTATAGTAGACACATAACATAACCTTTTCAGTTGCTTCGTTGGACATTTATTAATCTTATACAGTGGATTGTGTTATTCATTCCCATAAACAAGAGTGGCAGGTTTTgactacaaaaagaaaaaaggtgaTATCTGCAATAAAGACAGCATTAAATTGAATTCAAACAGAACTAGTTAAGAATCTCTAACCAAAAACTAACTATAGATTTCATGTATTTTGTTTCAGTATACCTTGATTATCTATTAGTTTCCTAAAATTTCATCAGCGTTATTTTAACCTTTCTGTAGAAATTCTGTTGTAAGTTGTCAGGAATAACATTTGAACTGTGTTTCGTCATTTTCTTGTTGTACAGATTAATGCTGCACAGTTCTCATGTCCATTTTGGTTTTCTGTCGGTGCAACATCATTGATACATAAGATCCTTGACCCAAATCCTGAAACGGTAACTACAGAAACCATGTTTATATCCAATTGTTCAATGTTCCTGGCATCTTTTAACTCTTTGTTTGTTTTTTCAAGAATTGCATGCACTGTTTTACTTTTTCTAGAAATCAACTGCTGCATCCTCAAATCACCACTTTTTCCTCCTTGTTGTCTTTCTACTTCAGTAGTATGAGTTTTACATTGTTTGAACATTTGAGATTTTGAATTAGCAGATCAGACACAATCATTGAACCATATAGATCATAAGGGGCTGTGGATGTAATTTTTCAGAAATCTGGGAGGATCTGTATCAAGACCAAGActtagtaaaaatatttaaataatccTTACAATCTGAGTAGAATATCGACTTGGATCCATTTGGAATAAGTGTGATCGCAAAGTTTGTCACAATTAAAAAAGATCTTTATCTTTAGTTAGTCTGAAGATAAATAACAAATTGAGTTTTTATACATTAGGATATTTGATATTACA contains:
- the LOC130988288 gene encoding CBL-interacting serine/threonine-protein kinase 24 isoform X2: MKAVKRKVGKYELGRTIGEGTFAKVKFAQNTETGDNVAIKILAKSTILKHKMVDQIKREISIMKIVRHPCIVRLHEVLASQSKIYIVLEFVTGGELFDKIVHHGRLSENESRRYFQQLIDVVSHCHSKGVYHRDLKPENLLLDSQGKLKVSDFGLSALPKKGVDLLHTTCGTPNYVAPEVLSNRGYDGAAADIWSCGVILYVLMAGYLPFEETDLPSLYNKINAAQFSCPFWFSVGATSLIHKILDPNPETRIKIEGIKRDPWFQKYYIPVRPREDEVVNLDDVRAVFDDIEDKYVNEESRNEDGGPLIMNAFEMITLSQGLNLSALFDRRQDYVKRQTRFVSRQPAKVIISAIEAAASSMGLKVHTRSYKTRLEGVSANKTSQFAVVLEVYEVASSLFMVDVRKAAGDTLEYHKVTLCFTILNGVLLHAAPNDQVFTLFVSLSSAVLQEFVREDRSYHLETKGR
- the LOC130988288 gene encoding CBL-interacting serine/threonine-protein kinase 24 isoform X4, with translation MKAVKRKVGKYELGRTIGEGTFAKVKFAQNTETGDNVAIKILAKSTILKHKMVDQIKREISIMKIVRHPCIVRLHEVLASQSKIYIVLEFVTGGELFDKIVHHGRLSENESRRYFQQLIDVVSHCHSKGVYHRDLKPENLLLDSQGKLKVSDFGLSALPKKGVDLLHTTCGTPNYVAPEVLSNRGYDGAAADIWSCGVILYVLMAGYLPFEETDLPSLYNKINAAQFSCPFWFSVGATSLIHKILDPNPETRIKIEGIKRDPWFQKYYIPVRPREDEVVNLDDVRAVFDDIEDKYVNEESRNEDGGPLIMNAFEMITLSQGLNLSALFDRRQDYVKRQTRFVSRQPAKVIISAIEAAASSMGLKVHTRSYKTRLEGVSANKTSQFAVVLEVYEVASSLFMVDVRKAAGDTLEYHKFYKNLCAKIDHIIWRPKEGSPDPAFLRTMTC
- the LOC130988288 gene encoding CBL-interacting serine/threonine-protein kinase 24 isoform X3; amino-acid sequence: MSIARQKMKAVKRKVGKYELGRTIGEGTFAKVKFAQNTETGDNVAIKILAKSTILKHKMVDQIKREISIMKIVRHPCIVRLHEVLASQSKIYIVLEFVTGGELFDKIVHHGRLSENESRRYFQQLIDVVSHCHSKGVYHRDLKPENLLLDSQGKLKVSDFGLSALPKKGVDLLHTTCGTPNYVAPEVLSNRGYDGAAADIWSCGVILYVLMAGYLPFEETDLPSLYNKINAAQFSCPFWFSVGATSLIHKILDPNPETRIKIEGIKRDPWFQKYYIPVRPREDEVVNLDDVRAVFDDIEDKYVNEESRNEDGGPLIMNAFEMITLSQGLNLSALFDRRQDYVKRQTRFVSRQPAKVIISAIEAAASSMGLKVHTRSYKTRLEGVSANKTSQFAVVLEVYEVASSLFMVDVRKAAGDTLEYHKFYKNLCAKIDHIIWRPKEGSPDPAFLRTMTC
- the LOC130988288 gene encoding CBL-interacting serine/threonine-protein kinase 24 isoform X1; this encodes MSIARQKMKAVKRKVGKYELGRTIGEGTFAKVKFAQNTETGDNVAIKILAKSTILKHKMVDQIKREISIMKIVRHPCIVRLHEVLASQSKIYIVLEFVTGGELFDKIVHHGRLSENESRRYFQQLIDVVSHCHSKGVYHRDLKPENLLLDSQGKLKVSDFGLSALPKKGVDLLHTTCGTPNYVAPEVLSNRGYDGAAADIWSCGVILYVLMAGYLPFEETDLPSLYNKINAAQFSCPFWFSVGATSLIHKILDPNPETRIKIEGIKRDPWFQKYYIPVRPREDEVVNLDDVRAVFDDIEDKYVNEESRNEDGGPLIMNAFEMITLSQGLNLSALFDRRQDYVKRQTRFVSRQPAKVIISAIEAAASSMGLKVHTRSYKTRLEGVSANKTSQFAVVLEVYEVASSLFMVDVRKAAGDTLEYHKVTLCFTILNGVLLHAAPNDQVFTLFVSLSSAVLQEFVREDRSYHLETKGR